From Chloracidobacterium sp., the proteins below share one genomic window:
- a CDS encoding formylglycine-generating enzyme family protein, with the protein MGVCLRAGTTGAYSSGDREAVLEAQEWYDKNSGNRTHPVGQKRPNVWGLYDMHGNVWEWCADWYGKDYYRNSPVDDPRGPGSGEKRVLRSGSWNESAFFCRAADRAFGTPTARYSGIGLRVTVGAP; encoded by the coding sequence GTGGGAGTATGCCTTCGGGCGGGGACGACCGGAGCGTACTCCAGCGGTGACAGGGAAGCAGTGCTGGAGGCGCAGGAGTGGTATGACAAGAACAGCGGCAATCGGACGCACCCGGTGGGACAAAAGCGCCCGAACGTGTGGGGGTTGTACGACATGCACGGGAACGTGTGGGAGTGGTGCGCGGATTGGTACGGCAAGGATTACTACCGGAATAGCCCTGTGGATGATCCGCGAGGTCCGGGGAGCGGGGAGAAGCGGGTCCTGCGCAGCGGGTCGTGGAACGAAAGCGCCTTCTTCTGCCGCGCCGCCGACCGCGCCTTCGGCACGCCGACGGCCCGGTACAGCGGCATCGGTTTGCGCGTGACGGTCGGCGCGCCGTAA
- a CDS encoding SUMF1/EgtB/PvdO family nonheme iron enzyme translates to MRKVAYGIEVVYIPAGAFCMGSPVGEAGRGDDEFQHRVRITKPFWLGKYEVTQAQWAAVMGNNPSEFEDCPACPERR, encoded by the coding sequence GTGCGAAAAGTCGCCTACGGCATCGAGGTGGTCTATATCCCCGCCGGCGCGTTTTGCATGGGGTCGCCGGTGGGTGAAGCGGGTCGAGGGGATGACGAGTTTCAGCACCGCGTGAGAATCACCAAGCCGTTTTGGCTGGGGAAGTACGAAGTGACGCAGGCGCAGTGGGCGGCGGTGATGGGGAATAATCCGAGTGAGTTCGAGGATTGCCCGGCGTGTCCTGAGAGGAGGTGA